From Nymphalis io chromosome 12, ilAglIoxx1.1, whole genome shotgun sequence, a single genomic window includes:
- the LOC126772576 gene encoding uncharacterized protein LOC126772576 → MQTSKKLCQIYEGDASLLKNKPCSTTVNEYLIKDDINQVEKEFFHGINGEASSFTHSRKYKSNISEDTSQTQNKPHSTTVNEDLIKNGINQVDKQFCHGINGEANSSIDKSNNTTDISRITSITKNNSHYTKLNDELLKNETNELEKGFCHEKSEEANSYIDEIYNTSNISKNISLTKIKPQYTTLNDELVKNEIKQLEKEFEINGEANSFTDSRKYKTNTIKNTSQTKNKPHSTRVYEDMIKNEIKRLEREFCHIINGKANTSTDNRKSTKKCTNCNSITKDKTYSKNMNDECIKQCKRDTCHVINKDANSSADNNEYTKYNSKDISLKKDKIAWNNQNKAFTKSSTHHHIHSVAINYKPKENNFREEKYLPKEKISEENRLPKEHSLTKEHSLPKDTFLPEENDLTKENYSPEKSKLSAQIINLPFNDFRDSLSVNSSQTNVSSSNFNKIIKSDFLTKLKEIYNACSCKVCECISGKFLSTNDNICNCKACECDECTKYARNFKHDLKYAPHSGCPCVSCDRKDCRGVVKNEQDERKCDCSPCDCVKCWDFASKPCSCEPCQCTECNALGASLLRTVVVAPVQGNFQQNMCQCEPCECINCTHNYTAMASNLRRQVSTEIISHAVCHCETCSNDTCQSNGEVCRCDMHSKLMKKPNERASPDYDIHRAIINCQEGKGQFNSHDTIVTYALSNNDYSNLKSNSKSNCDDCKCLNCECIKCEGKYKILNKCPKPYHDSFNTCKCSTCECQICSKINEQKNAEVNRFRFQCGCNKCNCFDCKTLPNYANDSNNTIATNNNLCKMCYPAKKGKLLSPSMFDTHMSSVSKLTSCTSNQFKKETKNNSYFNVSANDYFYRKPSHDKNVTVCHTESKHNNMESVYEKNIIFDVSEYPSKIIASDNEYYQNDLKKIEEIYEKENITILSKNSTYNNTRDKLCEIFNTRNQKPIRDIELLEKYIYLPNMLPKTNATIKKSTINSDNASSQILSNDIAETCLIDRNLVPCIFQNTSKELVYTNPPSAVSTEDINLNETCTFKTFHTNSSKSIMLFDKKSSSIHIESHDYENPFINMNKINDNNDLKKDFEDTSDINPVDCLGATYNSSSTFTANSNEIVNLKNGMVNKNCEVEEKKRFTAISMTKLSKHNVHKCSKKFKGKKYNKLYSRIMNCKVNENNIIQTNQTNIVPEENTIFESVKKDLLSINDDEVESLDYNVKNKSDLIFQSKVSSTASINKLLTSRNIFCKNLNTEIQNNNAKDNIAWPIMRKNLYLSCADVAKSNGTIPAMEFDIKKTLKSISLQTSESVNKIETSNGKRALTRLLIEVHNLLNLPLLQSSHVNMSPDTKQESNYVSKSELDLEIQTVHSNLTKSKCNSIDKETYCNLIRSMEMLQENITSLMENVLTNAVYKSELLTPKLNLEQGPTHYIPTINSAKSSCHGFKATFIGLRTISDHTVMVKWRLPREVIYVQGYELQVDGRPVQKIFSPTRCMAILTCLPHSEKLLLTIRTLITSNLPFDHQPAATIVYRPRFKGNAIYSK, encoded by the exons ATGCAAACAAGCAAAAAGTTGTGCCAAATTTACGAAGGAG atgcttcccttttaaaaaataagccCTGTTCTACAACAGTTAATGAGTATCTAATAAAAGATGATATAAATCAAGTTGAAAAAGAGTTTTTTCACGGAATAAATGGAGAAGCAAGTTCATTTACCCACAGtcgtaaatataaatcaaatatcagTGAAGATACTTCACAGACACAGAACAAGCCCCATTCTACAACAGTTAATgaggatttaataaaaaatggtatAAATCAAGTTGATAAACAATTTTGTCACGGAATAAATGGAGAAGCAAATTCGTCTAttgataaaagtaataatacaaCCGACATCAGTAGAATTActtcaattacaaaaaataattcccATTACACAAAACTAAATGATGAGTTactaaaaaatgaaacaaatgaaCTTGAAAAAGGATTTTGTCACGAAAAAAGTGAAGAAGCAAATTcgtatattgatgaaatttataatacatcaaatatcagtaaaaatatttcacttacaAAAATTAAGCCTCAATATACAACACTAAATGATGAGTtagtaaaaaatgaaataaaacaacttgaaaaagaatttgaaataaatggAGAAGCAAATTCATTTACCGATAGTCGTAAATACAAAACCAATACCATTAAAAATACTTCACAGACAAAAAATAAGCCCCATTCTACGAGAGTTTATGAGgatatgataaaaaatgaaataaagcgACTTGAAAGAGAATTTTGTCACATAATAAACGGAAAAGCAAATACATCTACCGATAATcgtaaaagtacaaaaaaatgcACTAATTGTAATTCAATAACAAAAGATAAGACCTATTCCAAAAATATGAATGACGAATGTATAAAACAGTGCAAAAGAGACACATGTcacgtaataaataaagacgCAAATTCATCCGctgataataatgaatatacaaaatataacagtAAAGACATTTCactaaaaaaagataaaatagctTGGAACAATCAAAACAAAGCATTTACAAAATCTTCTACTCATCACCATATACATAGTGTCGCCATTAATTACAAACCAAAAGAAAATAACTTtcgtgaagaaaaatatttaccaaaagaaaaaatatcagaAGAAAACCGCTTACCAAAAGAACACTCTCTAACAAAAGAACATTCCTTACCTAAAGATACCTTTTTACCAGAAGAAAACGACTTAACCAAAGAAAACTACTCACcagaaaaatctaaattaagcgctcaaataataaatttgcctTTTAACGATTTTCGAGATTCTCTTTCAGTCAACAGCTCTCAAACAAATGTATCAtcttctaattttaataaaattattaaatctgattttttaacaaaattaaaagaaatatacaacGCATGCAGTTGTAAAGTATGTGAATGCATTTCTGGAAAATTTCTATCCACTAATGATAATATTTGCAATTGTAAGGCTTGTGAATGTGATGAATGTACTAAATACGCGAGAAATTTTAAACACGACTTAAAATATGCACCACACTCCGGATGTCCTTGTGTTAGCTGTGACAGAAAAGATTGTCGGGGCGTTGTAAAGAACGAACAAGATGAGAGAAAATGTGATTGCAGCCCATGCGATTGTGTGAAATGTTGGGATTTTGCTTCTAAACCATGTAGCTGCGAGCCCTGTCAATGTACAGAATGTAATGCATTAGGAGCTTCTCTACTGCGAACAGTCGTAGTTGCACCCGTACAAGGTAATTTCCAACAGAATATGTGTCAATGCGAACCTTGTGAATGCATAAATTGCACCCATAATTACACTGCGATGGCTTCTAATCTAAGACGTCAAGTATCAACGGAGATAATTTCACATGCAGTCTGTCACTGTGAAACATGTTCAAATGATACATGTCAATCAAATGGCGAAGTTTGTAGGTGTGATATGCATAGCAAATTAATGAAGAAACCTAATGAGAGAGCAAGTCCTGACTACGATATTCATAGAGCTATAATTAATTGCCAAGAAGGAAAAGGTCAGTTTAACAGTCATGATACTATAGTCACTTACGCTCTATCAAATAATGATTACTCAAATCTCAAATCGAATAGTAAAAGCAATTGCGACGATTGCAAATGTTTAAATTGTGAATGCATTAAGTGCGAAgggaaatacaaaatattgaataaatgtcCTAAACCATATCATGACTCATTCAATACTTGTAAATGTTCGACGTGCGAATGTCAAATATGTAGTAAAATTAACGAACAAAAAAATGCAGAAGTAAATCGCTTTCGATTTCAATGCGGATGTAATAAATGCAACTGTTTTGATTGTAAGACTTTACCCAACTACGCTAATGATAGCAATAATACGATAGCAACTAACAATAATTTGTGCAAAATGTGTTATCCCGCTAAGAAGGGTAAACTTTTATCACCATCAATGTTTGATACCCACATGAGTTCCGTATCTAAATTAACCAGTTGTACGAGTAATCAGTTTAAAAAGGAAACTAAAAACAATTCTTACTTTAATGTATCTGCTAATGATTATTTCTATAGGAAACCGTCGCatgataaaaatgtaacagtatGCCATACGGAATCAAAGCATAATAATATGGAGAGTgtctatgaaaaaaatataatattcgatgTTTCTGAATACCCATCAAAAATTATTGCTTCAGATAATGAATACTATCAAAATGACTTAAAAAAGATTGAAGAAatttatgaaaaagaaaatatcacCATACTTTCTAAAAATAGCACTTACAATAACACTCGTGATAAATTATGCGAGATTTTTAATACAAGAAATCAAAAACCTATAAGAGACATTGAACTAttagaaaaatacatatatttgccGAACATGTTGCCTAAAACAAATGCAACTATAAAGAAATCTACAATTAACTCAGACAATGCTTCAAGCCAAATTTTAAGCAACGACATTGCTGAGACTTGCTTAATTGATAGAAATTTGGTCCcatgtatatttcaaaatacCTCCAAAGAATTAGTTTATACAAATCCTCCGTCTGCTGTAAGTACTGAAGACATTAACTTAAATGAAACATGTACTTTTAAAACATTCCATACAAACTCCTCAAAAAGTATTATGTTGTTTGATAAAAAGTCATCATCTATACATATTGAAAGTCACGATTATGAAAAtccatttattaatatgaataaaataaatgataacaatgatttaaaaaaagattttgaagACACGAGTGATATAAATCCTGTTGATTGCTTAGGAGCCACGTATAATAGTAGTAGCACATTTACAGCAAACTCaaatgaaattgttaatttGAAGAACGGTATGGTAAATAAAAACTGCGAAGTTGAAGAAAAGAAGCGTTTTACCGCAATAAGTATGACGAAGCTATCAAAACATAACGTACATAAATGCTCTAAAAAATTTAAaggcaaaaaatataataaattatacagtaGAATAATGAACTGCAAAGTTAAtgagaataatattatacagacAAATCAAACTAATATTGTGCCAGAAGAAAATACTATTTTTGAGTCTGTCAAAAAGGACTTATTATCTATAAATGATGACGAAGTAGAAAGTTtagattataatgtaaaaaataagagTGACTTGATTTTCCAAAGTAAGGTTTCGTCTACGGCATCGATTAACAAACTCCTCACAtcgagaaatattttttgtaaaaacttgAACACGGAAATACAA aACAACAACGCAAAAGACAATATTGCGTGGCCCATAATGagaaagaatttatatttaagttgtgCTGACGTCGCTAAAAGTAATGGTACTATACCTGCAATGGAGTTCGATATTAAAAAGacattaaaatcaatttcattGCAAACTTCAgaaagtgttaataaaattgaaacgaGCAACGGAAAACGAGCATTG acTCGGCTCCTCATTGAAgtacataatttattgaatttaccACTTCTGCAATCATCGCATGTAAATATGTCTCCTGATACAAAACAAGAATCGAATTATGTGTctaag AGTGAATTGGATTTAGAAATTCAAACTGTTCATAGTAATCTCACGAAATCAAAGTGCAACTCTATTGATAAAGAAACTTACTGTAATCTCATTCGGTCAATG gAAATGCTTCAAGAAAACATAACCAGTCTGATGGAAAATGTGTTAACAAACGCTGTTTATAAATCAGAACTATTGACGCCGAAGCTAAATCTGGAACAGGGACCTACGCACTATATACCTACAATAAAT tcgGCAAAAAGCAGCTGCCATGGTTTTAAAGCTACATTCATAGGTCTGAGAACTATTTCAGACCACACCGTGATGGTGAAATGGAGACTACCACGTGAAGTAATTTATGTTCAAGGATATgag ctGCAAGTAGACGGGCGACCAGTTCAGAAGATATTCAGTCCAACAAGGTGTATGGCAATTTTGACTTGCTTACCGCATAGCGAAAAACTGCTGCTTACCATCCGTACGCTGATTACCTCTAACTTACCATTCGATCACCAACCAGCAGCTACCATTGTTTATCGTCCTCGCTTTAAAGGAAATGCTATTTACAGTAAATAA
- the LOC126772577 gene encoding uncharacterized protein LOC126772577 gives MNHNQRKTFRNTIKKYNVNGTLKENSKRDDIEEVLPPKSRRNPFKTDKHMTNRCCSVTPDYKDVEQSTEYSGVDDQFNNLILQQYDFDPIIPDTIKQLKELKKVLCGVTNKVENCSQYDNQKRRSPSYIVTADGSQWQSLDNVDDVEEYLRGEKANTVISSAKPKATENIYISEVPHVKVIVEKFSKFKKNNIELRKLDEKIVCIEYDVFETCEMKNKLKAPKQTLRAYFSVKPKSDNDKVSIIPSSVKRNFNVTNEDLRKLDEKEIEIIDDMIVENKPYLDDLKKVLKRKQALCARKGKTSLDLMALYTMAKMEAPGLENFTDKNLLSNAELEEIKNLVTNKCATSKHGINRRTLRSGNETKETKTYECVNDVSESILAELTKHDNDSLDKK, from the exons ATGAACCATAATCAACGTAAAACCTTTCGGAAtactattaaaaagtataatgtgAACGGAACACTAAAGGAAAATTCAAAGAGAGATGATATTGAAGAAGTTCTACCTCCTAAAAGCAGGAGAAATCCATTTAAAACTGATAAACATATGACCAATAGATGTTGTTCTGTGACACCCGATTACAAGGATGTCGAACAGTCAACAGAATATTCTGGAGTTGACGATCAG tttaataatttaattctgcAACAATACGATTTTGATCCTATAATTCCTGACACCATCAAGCAACTAAAGGAGTTAAAAAAAGTGCTTTGTGGTGTAACAAATAAGGTTGAAAATTGCTCGCAGTACGATAATCAGAAGCGACGGAGTCCCTCATACATAGTAACAGCTGATGGATCCCAATGGCAAAGCTTAGACAATGTTGACGATGTTGAAGAATATCTTAGGGGTGAGAAAG ctAACACAGTAATTAGCTCTGCAAAACCTAAAGctactgaaaatatttatatatctgaaGTACCGCATGTAAAAGTGATTGTTGAGAagttttcgaaatttaaaaagaataatattgaaCTCCGAAAGCTTGATGAAAAGATCGTGTGCATAGAATATGACGTTTTTGAGACAtgtgaaatgaaaaataaattaaaagctcCAAAACAGACATTGAGAGCTTACTTCTCTGTGAAGCCAAAAAGCGATAATGATAAAG TATCAATAATACCATCTTCCGTTAAACGAAACTTTAACGTAACTAATGAAGATTTACGGAAACTTGATGAAAAAGAAATAGAGATTATAGATGATATGATAGTTGAAAATAAGCCGTATttagatgatttaaaaaaagtcctAAAAAGAAAACAAGCATTATGCGCCCGAAAGGGAAAAACCTCCTTAGATTTAATGGCATTGTATACAATGGCAAAAATGGAAGCACCTGGCTTAGAGAATTTTACGGACAAAAATCTTCTATCTAACGCTGAattagaagaaataaaaaatttggtAACAAATAAATGTGCTACGAGCAAACATGGAATCAATAGACGAACT